One part of the Lysobacterales bacterium genome encodes these proteins:
- a CDS encoding cytochrome c1, giving the protein MTKATSTMRRLGLLLAGMLVSGASFAAGPALDLDPANTQLGNRAMMQRGAALYMNYCAGCHSLQYLRYSRLASDLGLTEEQVMGNLAFLPDARFGDTIGVAMTKEQGTAMFGKAPPDLSLVARSRGVDWLYTFLRSFYADPTAQTGWNNKLLADASMPHVLWELQGTQEARFATSDDPRAEPVIEKLELVRGGVLTPAQYDAALRDLVTFLEYAGEPAALKRQSLGVWVLLYLALFTLLAWLLKREYWKDVH; this is encoded by the coding sequence ATGACTAAGGCCACCTCCACGATGCGACGCCTCGGGCTGCTGCTGGCCGGGATGCTGGTCTCCGGCGCGTCTTTCGCCGCCGGGCCGGCGCTCGATCTCGACCCCGCCAACACCCAGCTCGGCAACCGCGCGATGATGCAGCGCGGCGCGGCGCTGTACATGAACTATTGCGCCGGCTGCCACTCCCTGCAGTACCTGCGCTATTCGCGCCTGGCTTCCGACCTGGGCCTCACCGAGGAACAGGTCATGGGCAATCTGGCGTTTCTTCCGGATGCGCGCTTCGGGGACACCATCGGCGTGGCGATGACCAAGGAACAGGGCACCGCCATGTTCGGCAAGGCGCCGCCCGACCTCTCGCTGGTCGCTCGCTCGCGGGGCGTCGACTGGCTGTACACGTTCCTGAGGTCCTTCTATGCGGACCCCACCGCGCAGACCGGCTGGAACAACAAGCTGCTGGCCGATGCCTCGATGCCGCACGTGCTCTGGGAGCTCCAGGGCACCCAGGAGGCGCGCTTCGCCACCAGCGACGACCCCCGGGCGGAACCGGTGATCGAGAAACTCGAACTGGTCCGGGGCGGTGTGTTGACGCCCGCGCAGTACGACGCGGCGCTGCGCGACCTGGTCACCTTCCTTGAATACGCCGGCGAGCCGGCGGCGCTGAAGCGGCAGTCGCTGGGCGTCTGGGTGCTGCTGTACCTGGCGCTGTTCACCCTGCTCGCCTGGCTGCTCAAGCGCGAATACTGGAAGGACGTGCATTGA